Proteins from one Podospora pseudoanserina strain CBS 124.78 chromosome 1, whole genome shotgun sequence genomic window:
- a CDS encoding hypothetical protein (EggNog:ENOG503NZRB): MKPDHTGEYRPKKRARHCEDTASTYYILRTMPSFSILRRSPKGPKRDDPPVQDDAKTSSTPEESDVSSPSPPAASRINSTTSSTPEPEASKPSDVNNRDGKKERRGFNRDLLHDLRSRLVGKQPPAPSELTPQRGRWPPRRGTAVEPLETSVRSTPLSPLSPLSPRSPINPNKPLPSPPPPGSEQARFPPPKPTLKIARIMATLTDSEVEKLFSGAPQYFARSEGHYTGAPHPSVAFPWDESLEIRDLTDHTQIEDKAWGCVTAWPHITRDVHADRSTAQRASEQKRRAHFYPRCRERPNMLSMFGLEKGSLGYQAALELSVADALQEEQWGFESIGTRTPVVVEQRQKMLTSKDGLRHIEESLIMEQLIKNGARYTEKHLREKRVSSELYNELFLQILHPPTKVLDHRDPYSLAVQISALVKVLAAPNMWIDFSHVEWRIRLGQLLWGNDLGDEMDDGASIGTGGSSGDIFEERYWLLMQILLACELLIRLDAITEGDELGVESIRPAEILRFERDANKSVKWSLILARAWLENIEVVKTEGTERSSDEKPSSGWLASLTKRMSLSREHGHGHGHGHGHKNHHHDPAYLIRGKHVQRQLKGLEHFARRLRWPDEKSYVSTISDNCRAVVEGTPLTTPLASPSSRADSQRSSYFTVPRSNSKSRRVASRRRKISAALHSSGWLSKSYVSGLMLPGEGLCHFLMATLLENDPDAMARLGPMANLCAGFVYSGKSFWSTACIVGRVLAAGKGAVECMGWISSDVTPLGLGDGWVNIEVEETAEDALHVDKKARLWGKRAIENESNVLGDADPSSVLPADFIIPFENIYRDRVPPMIHIGFEALQLCAPADSVHTTPSESNGVTPVSEVSSRPPEIHTYPAAIRFTVTDMDTEEVTEHTFSLAKDINFVTAHPCVPSQHVKIMKSPSSPTIRQVDLNGDGSGKAATVLGHPLHKYFAYTALHLSDLLFSKKDFTLEALLGDYSNAPHKPSQTPASSSPPAAKFLVVDCITGFQPQPQEHEIPLSPVISRSDSYSMNSPLSPVGGTFEGKLESASKKMHSESRRRQFGSDMEMLARAMCAERGWNVVVSRRRRGCLACAIREAGALGWKVILRVD, encoded by the exons ATGAAACCTGACCACACCGGGGAGTACAGACCCAAGAAGCGGGCACGACACTGCGAGGACACTGCGAGCACATATTACATACTCCGCACCATGCCTTCGTTCTCGATATTGCGAAGATCGCCAAAGGGCCCCAAGAGGGATGATCCCCCAGTGCAAGACGATGCCAAGACCTCGTCAACGCCAGAGGAAAGCGACGTCAGCagcccctcaccacccgctgCAAGTCGCATCAACAGCACAACAAGCTCGACACCCGAACCCGAAGCATCCAAGCCGTCAGACGTCAACAATAGAGACGGCAAGAAAGAACGGCGGGGCTTCAACAGAGACCTGTTGCACGACCTTCGAAGCCGACTCGTGGGAAAgcagccaccagcaccatcagAGTTGACCCCTCAGCGGGGAAGATGGCCCCCAAGACGAGGCACAGCGGTAGAG CCCTTGGAGACATCGGTACGGTCCACACCACTTTCACCCCTCTCGCCGCTGTCCCCGCgctcccccatcaacccgAACAAGCCgctcccctcaccacctccgcctgGTAGCGAACAGGCCCGGTTTCCACCCCCAAAGCCAACCCTCAAGATCGCCCGCATCATGGCCACCCTCACAGACTCGGAGGTTGAGAAGCTCTTCTCGGGAGCACCTCAGTACTTTGCCCGCTCCGAGGGCCACTACACCGGCGCACCTCACCCCTCGGTTGCCTTTCCCTGGGACGAGTCTCTCGAGATCAGGGATCTCACAGACCACACGCAGATCGAAGACAAGGCCTGGGGCTGCGTCACGGCCTGGCCTCACATCACCCGCGATGTCCACGCCGACCGGTCCACCGCCCAGCGGGCCTCGGAGCAGAAACGCCGAGCTCACTTTTACCCCCGCTGCCGCGAGCGGCCGAACATGCTGAGCATGTTTGGGCTGGAAAAGGGCAGCCTGGGATACCAAGCCGCACTGGAGCTGTCGGTAGCAGACGCGCTCCAGGAAGAGCAATGGGGGTTTGAGAGCATTGGCACGAGGAccccggtggtggttgagcagAGGCAAAAGATGCTGACGTCCAAGGACGGGCTGAGACATATTGAGGAGAGTCTGATCATGGAGCAGCTGATCAAGAATGGGGCGAGGTATACGGAGAAGCACTtgcgggagaagagggttTCGAGCGAACTTTACAATGAGTTGTTCCTCCAGATTCTCCACCCGCCGACGAAGGTGCTGGACCACCGGGATCCGTACAGTCTTGCCGTGCAGATTTCGGCCTTGGTCAAGGTGCTGGCGGCCCCGAACATGTGGATTGATTTCTCGCACGTGGAGTGGAGAATCAGGTTGGGACAGCTGCTGTGGGGGAATGATTTGggggatgagatggatgatggggcTTCGATCGGGACGGGAGGTTCGTCGGGCGACATCTTTGAGGAGAGGTATTGGTTGCTGATGCAGATCTTGCTGGCTTGTGAGTTGCTCATCAGGTTGGATGCAATCACGGAGGGAGACGAGTTGGGAGTGGAGAGTATTCGACCGGCGGAGATTTTGCGGTTCGAGAGAGATGCGAACAAGTCGGTGAAGTGGTCGCTCATCCTTGCAAGAGCTTGGTTGGAAAACATCGAGGTCGTCAAGACAGAGGGCACGGAGAGGTCATCAGACGAGAAGCCTTCTTCTGGGTGGTTGGCTTCGTTGACCAAACGCATGTCTCTGTCTCGCGAACACGGGCatggacatggacatggacatggCCATAaaaatcaccaccatgatCCGGCCTATCTCATCAGAGGAAAGCACGTGCAGCGTCAGCTTAAGGGCCTGGAGCATTTTGCCAGGAGATTGCGGTGGCCGGATGAGAAGTCCTATGTCTCGACAATCTCTGACAACTGCCGTGCCGTGGTGGAAGGCACTCCGTTGACCACACCCCTCGCCAGTCCGAGCAGCCGAGCCGACAGTCAACGCTCGTCGTATTTTACCGTCCCTAGATCCAATTCGAAGTCTCGTCGGGTGGCATCCAGACGAAGAAAGATCTCGGCTGCACTGCACTCTTCTGGCTGGCTTTCCAAGAGCTATGTGTCCGGCCTGATGTTGCCCGGGGAAGGACTGTGCCATTTCTTGATGGCAACTCTGCTGGAGAACGACCCAGATGCCATGGCGAGGCTGGGCCCCATGGCAAACCTCTGTGCCGGGTTCGTCTACTCTGGCAAGAGCTTCTGGAGCACTGCTTGCATCGTCGGCCGGGTGCTCGCTGCAGGCAAAGGTGCCGTAGAATGCATGGGATGGATTTCGAGTGACGTCACACCTCTTGGGCTTGGAGACGGCTGGGTCAACATCGAAGTCGAAGAGACTGCCGAAGACGCCCTCCATGTCGACAAGAAGGCTCGCCTCTGGGGCAAGCGCGCCATTGAAAACGAATCCAACGTTCTCGGTGACGCCGACCCTTCTTCTGTTCTGCCGGCGGACTTTATCATTCCATTTGAAAACATTTACCGGGACAGGGTCCCGCCTATGATTCACATCGGCTTCGAGGCATTGCAGCTTTGCGCGCCGGCCGATTCGGTGCACACCACACCTAGTGAGAGCAACGGAGTAACACCGGTTTCAGAAGTCAGCAGCCGGCCTCCCGAGATTCATACCTACCCGGCGGCCATTCGCTTTACGGTTACGGATATGGACACGGAGGAGGTGACCGAGCACACCTTCTCGCTGGCGAAGGATATCAACTTTGTGACTGCGCACCCGTGTGTGCCGTCGCAGCACGTCAAGATTATGAAGTCGCCAAGCAGCCCGACTATTCGGCAGGTGGATTTGAATGGTGATGGTAGTGGTAAGGCTGCTACTGTTCTTG GCCATCCCCTTCACAAGTACTTCGCATACACTGCGCTCCATCTCTCGGACCTGCTATTCTCCAAGAAAGACTTTACACTTGAAGCTCTGCTGGGTGACTACTCCAACGCCCCTCACAAACCAAGCCAGACACCTGcttcgtcctcccctcctgcaGCAAAATTCCTCGTGGTAGACTGCATCACTGGCTTTCAGCCCCAACCGCAAGAACACGAGATCCCTCTGTCGCCGGTTATCAGCCGGTCAGACAGCTACAGCATGaactcccctctctccccagTTGGAGGTACTTTTGAGGGAAAGCTGGAGAGCGCCTCGAAGAAGATGCACAGCGAGAGTAGAAGACGGCAATTCGGCAGTGACATGGAGATGTTGGCTCGGGCGATGTGTGCAGAGAGGGGGTGGAATGTGGTTGTTAgtcggagaagaagaggctgtcTGGCATGCGCGATTAGGGAGGCGGGAGCGTTGGGTTGGAAGGTGATTTTGAGAGTGGACTGA
- a CDS encoding hypothetical protein (EggNog:ENOG503P5KI; COG:S): MADSSEMTDFEYISKNFDRLLGKPGVKAILVLDRETGNVLKTGGNTDLFRKESSESSKPSISNDAPSDGAAEPSTADREGVVELATLVWNYVDVTEQFVQDLNKEDTARLQRLRTATQELVIITDPKFILAVAHDKPNSG, from the exons ATGGCAGACAGCTCGGAAATG ACGGATTTTGAATACATCAGCAAGAACTTTGACCGTTTACTGGGCAAGCCGGGTGTCAAGGCAATTCTAGTCCTTGACCGCGAGACGGGCAATGTGTTGAAGACAGGCGGAAACACGGATTTGTTCCGCAAGGAGAGCTCCGAATCTTCAAAGCCATCGATCTCCAATGATGCCCCAAGCGACGGAGCGGCCGAACCTTCAACTGCTGATAGGGAGGGCGTGGTCGAGCTTGCAACCCTTGTTTGGAATTATGTCGACGTAACAGAACAGTTCGTGCAAGACCTGAATAAGGAG GATACAGCTCGACTGCAAAGGCTGCGTACCGCCACTCAAGAACTTGTCATCATCACGGACCCCAAGTTCATACTGGCTGTCGCTCATGACAAGCCAAATAGCGGCTGA